Proteins encoded by one window of Chryseobacterium foetidum:
- a CDS encoding DUF5715 family protein — translation MRKLSFVVFLSSATLFFSQAKKKESLPCYDLNEILKVEPTMLYKPHLDASKGFNIKILKNTSTVQKYVNNGKLHKVKKSGKGFRVQKLDYSRAWLVSKAYQSLEKMGSRFSKNTGGSYFTVTSVTRTLEDQCRLRKVNTNASLGISSHNYGNSFDISYVRFNGVHRSNPKLEEALEKVLKYYYNLGRIYYIKEKQQSCFHVTVKNY, via the coding sequence ATGAGGAAATTGTCTTTTGTCGTTTTTTTAAGTTCTGCAACCCTGTTTTTCAGTCAGGCGAAGAAAAAAGAAAGTCTGCCCTGTTACGACCTGAACGAAATTCTGAAAGTAGAGCCCACCATGCTTTACAAACCTCATTTGGATGCTTCGAAAGGTTTTAATATTAAGATTCTGAAAAACACTTCCACTGTTCAGAAATACGTGAACAACGGAAAGCTTCACAAGGTTAAAAAATCGGGAAAAGGCTTCAGGGTTCAGAAGTTGGATTACAGCAGGGCATGGCTCGTTTCAAAAGCGTACCAAAGTCTTGAAAAAATGGGCTCCAGATTCAGCAAAAATACAGGCGGCTCTTATTTTACGGTGACTTCAGTTACAAGAACGCTCGAAGATCAGTGCAGACTTCGAAAGGTAAATACCAATGCAAGTCTCGGGATAAGTTCGCACAATTATGGCAACTCTTTCGATATTTCCTACGTGCGTTTTAATGGCGTTCACAGAAGTAATCCCAAACTGGAGGAAGCTTTGGAAAAGGTTTTGAAATACTATTACAATTTAGGCCGCATCTATTACATCAAAGAAAAACAGCAGAGCTGCTTTCATGTGACGGTAAAAAACTATTAA